The sequence below is a genomic window from Hippocampus zosterae strain Florida chromosome 15, ASM2543408v3, whole genome shotgun sequence.
ACCTCTTCACCTCGACCCGTCGTAAAGCATGGTTTTAGACATTTAATTCATAAAATCAACTCTTTACAAAACACATGTGAATGAATTGGACACGAGATGTCAGAACATGAtgaatcatttcatttcaagcaaAACGTTGTCATATTTACTCACATTAGTTGTACAATCAAAACGCCTGAAGGCTTTGATGGCAGCTAGTCTGAGCTCCAAAGGTGCTGACTGGTTGAGTCCACAGTGATTTAACAGAGGGATGAAGATTGAAGCAGCCAGGCCCATGTTGCCCACAGATTTCATTGCATAAATAACCTGTTGGATGAAACGAAATGAGTTTGAATTTTAGAATATATTTCTGTCCATTTACTTTGTCTTAAAGTACAAATGCGAATATTGTACTCAGCATTTATTATACCTCTCTCACTTTCGCAGGACTTTGTGGTTCACGGCATTCCTTCAAGGACACTTCGAGTTTCTGTATGAAGGCCTGTACCTGAGAAAGGTCAACGCAGGGTGTAGTGGACCGCTGACATAGTTGATGGATCAGGGAGGATCCCACAAGCAGAGCCTTGTCTCGCACCTCTTGGACGTTAACTAAAGTCTTTCAGAAACATCGGAAGTTTCAGAGCTTTCATTCTTCAAAAACAGTTGCATTTTATAGGATATAAACTATATGAACAAAGTTATTGAGAAACACCTCCTTATTGATTCATTAATCAGGGATTGAGATGAACCCCTTTGATTCTCACTCATTTTAACGAACTGTATTAGAAAATCAACTATGGAGGGTTAATTTGGGTAGTCCCTTTTCTGTTTCAGTGTGAGGGTCATGACAgaatttgagttgtttttttaaataaataagataagatacaaTAGAAATTCTGACAAATTCATCTGGATAAATTGAGATGACTCCCACGCTGCAAAGTGGGAACTAGCGACATTTTAGGTGCATGATATCACAATACTTTGTACATGTAGTTAATCTCATTAGTGAAAACCAGAAGGTGTAATTCCTGGTTCATGCCATGCAGACGTTCCTACATTGAGGGAGTGTATTATCTGTGGCGAAGGGTTAGGGATGAGGGCAATGGTGGTGAGGAAAGCATGAGCCTGTTCGTCCtccacttctttcttcttcattAGGTCAGTCAGTAGTATGATGCAATTTTCTGAGCCACAAGCGGGTAATGCGTCCAACAAGGGCTGCCTGTCCCAACAGTGAATGAATATTATGTTAATAAATGACAATATAACAAAGTTATGCCAAAAGAACGCTGACCGCACAGACCAGTCATTGCGGCACTTGAAAGACGCTTCCCGCCAAAGTGTCTTGAGCTGCGCTAGAGTTAGCTCTCTAAGTTGAAAAGTCAACTCAAGAAACCAATGAGACACCTAagagtgtaaaaacaaaacaaaaacaagaaagaaaaaaaaccccgtcaCTCGATTAGAAAATGCgttacacaaaaaaagtcagggAATTTCATTTTCTTCTGAGTGCTGATGTTACGCTGAAATCTGATGCATTTTAAGCCTACCTCTTGTGGATGTGATGTGACGCTACACACCATCCTGGTAGTTTGGACGACTTGGTGAGGAGTGAAACTATTTCCAGGTCTTGCAGCTCCTTCGTCCTCAAACCGTAAATCAGCTTTTGTCCCACAACCTAAAGACTCTGCCATGCATTACATTGGTGTTGTCATTTCCATTCCATGTGGTGTGCATGAAGTGAATTTCATCTGTTAGGGCCCTATTTCCATTCCTTACCTACTCCTGCAACTGTGCCTGACTGGGCTCTGAGCAACTGCAAAGTTGACTCGGTTTGCATCTTCACCTGCCCTCCAGTCTTGGACCACGTTGGTATGGATACAGTTTCGGTACAATTGGCCTCTTCCATAACTGCTGAGCCGTAGGCCTGAATACAGCGTAGCTCAGATTGCACTGACTGTGGATGAGACAAACGAGAATGAGGTTCAGTAATCTTTTAgtattacaaataaataaataatataaattgtTCATGCATCGCAGGATGTCTTTGTCTTGACGTGCTGCTTGATCTTGTGGCCCACACTGAGGGGTAAAATTtatagtttggatttgaaatgtacCTTTTGTAATGCCGGTCCTGTCCACAACCACATTTTAAATGCAGGAAAAATGCCCTGTGATCACTTGTATTAGACTTTGTtcaagtcattttatttttggagaatACTTGTGCTGTTTTATCCTTTTATTGGAAATACGAGAACCCCCCCAAATCCCCAGGGGAGAAAAAATCCTGGTGCTACGCTGGtataaacaatgcattttatttacttaccggtatatatttttaacgCTAAAAAAGACAATGAGCATGAACTCACCGTGTCTCCTGTTAGAGCCACGGAAtgagtccagaaatgtgcaagcCTTGACTGGTGACACTCTTTCAGAGACctggttttcaacagtaatCGTCCTCGCCTTTCATACAAGCTGGCGCACGTCCCGTGCACATCGGTCTGAAGCAGGAACATTTGATCAAAGTTAGAAAAACTCTCAGCACTTCATTAGGCTCTTTATTAACCTAATGAAATAAGGATTTACAATAGAAGTTATGAAtgcatgaattattttttttctccaggtcaTTGTAGGTGAAATGCATTAGACTCAAGAACTGACTCCTGGGGCACACCATAAGACACAAGGGCAAGGGATGAAGAGTATTGGTCTGAGGCTactaaaaaatgactttgatgtCAACCTACTGTTCAAGATGATCCACGAGTGTACTTTCTACAGTACCCACAGCAACACGAAAATCAAACAGGATCAGATCTCACCTCCAATTCTGAATGTTTGGATTTTGTGTTGGAGGTCTGGAGCATGCTCAGAAATGCCCTTTTAATGTTCAACGTCCACATCTGCTCCCGCTCCTGGATGCATAAGTTAAAAACCTTCCCCCCATGGAGGCAGAACTTCAGGGGTGTTCTCTCCAACGACTCCCtgagaaacaaaaacaccagcTGAGCTCACCGGGACGGACAAAAACACAGACGAGTGATGCGAGTATCATATGTCATGATCTGGCTGTAAGACTTGTTGTGAGAATAAATAAAGGATGACACCACATGCATTGAGCACACCAACTGATGAAAGGATGCATAAGCAGGTATATTTTGACATTACCGTAAACTTTTTAACCGAGGCACAGGGTGGTCCTTCTGAGGGGAAAGTCGCTTTATCTGTGGATTTCTTATCTATGACACAAGTCGCACGTTGTAAGTCATCAACAATCACAATTTTCCTGATGTTACCGAAAGAGACAGAATTTGACCTGCATCATTAGATGACACTCGGAGATGGCATCAATATCAACCAAACAGTCCAGTGCCAGTCCATTTCTGCCTGCATTCGAGCCGTGCAAGGATGTGGTGATTGTTGTTTTATACCTGTAAGTATACCTCACCCCTTTCTGATAGGACATATCAGAAGTAGAGAATGCTGAGGAGATGCAGGAATAAGAACATTATTTTTGAGATTTGCATGGAAATACGtacttcttgttcttgttcaaAGAAACGATTAATATCAGTCAGATGCAGCTTTTTTCCAACAAAATCTGTGCAATATTATAGACACAAACTCGCCCAAACATTTCTCAGCTGCACAACTTGAATCACAGATATCAGATTTTGACTGGAGGCAATCAGTTACTGCAAAGATAGGCAAGCCAAATCTCACACAACTTCAAAGATAGCATGGTTTGCTTCCATACTCAATATTCACTCAACACTCACTTTACTTTTCTTGTCTAATCTTATAAGATCAACtgacacacacaattaaaaaaaattaaaatgcacacatacacagaaacTTACCACGCAGAAGACAAATAAACGCAAAATGCAGACAGTAAAACCATGGCATAGCCATTGCAGCCCCAAGTGACGGCAGGTCCTTCTGCCTCAGAGCCTCCACATGAAAGTGAGATGAAAACGAAGCACTGTTCCCAACCACTGAAAGACCACACTTGTATGAGAGTCTCCACAGTGACCCACACTGCTCACAGCAACCAATCAGGAAATACTTCCCAATTTGTAGCTCCAAACACACTCTGGACCAATCACTTCACACAACGCTGGCACCTAAAAGTAGCTGAACATATGGCACTTTGGTCAGAAAGCAAGGCAGGAGAGCAAAATCCAAAAGTACAAGATTACGAAATACAGAGATGCCTTGAGACACGTGACCCTACTTATATTTGAGCAGTCGTAtggacaattattttctttgacttgcaagaaagaaaaaaaagagatacgaCAAGCACTCTATGTTGCCAGGTAATTCAACTCATATCACTTCACAACAAACAGTTTGGTATTGTGAACCATTCTAGAAAAAAGAGGTTGCAAGCGGTTTGATACGTGAAACAGAGattgtgtatttcaaacaaccatGTAACTGCCTTTGAGTCTGCTAGCCTAATCCTAAAACATAATGAGAAATGCCATAGACAGACTAATGAATATCATCTTTGTAGTGGTGTTGGAACACACAATATAACAACACTCATgcgcatgtattctttatccccgGAGAGAGAAAAACGACAAATACTGTATTGCTGCAGAATACCAAGTCACTTACATTTGTTTGTATGACAAGATATTCAattttcaaactgataaacgttATTGTTTTGAGCAAATAATCAAATAATTTGATGGCAGCAACGCTACCACTTTACGGCAGCCCTTTTACGTCACATGCAAATGCTCATTTACGGCATCATTAGAGACGCATGGATACAAACAATAAGGCAAGCGCGGAGAGCTTAGCAATGTTCGAACTCAAAAGGGAGGCTAAAAAGGAGGTGGAGGACTTGGAAGAGTTGGTGCCGAAAAGAGGGAGCCGGAGTTCCATGGTTTGGCTTTGGTTTGGATTTAAAGCATCAGACATCGAGCAGAAAACGGTCATTTGTAAAACATGCCGCCGTCAAATCGTTACGAGCGACTCTAACACGTCGAATCTCTTCTATCACTTAAAAACGCGACATGAAGAACTGTACATCGAGAGTGTGAGGTTGCGAGAAAGCATAAACGGCACATCCCTACCACAAAATAACGGAACGAAAAAAACAGACCAGAGGGCTCGAAAGGAATCGTTGACTAAATTCATCCCGTATGACGAGCAGTCTCGCAGACATCGAGAAATTACAAATGCCATCTGTGATTTCATCATATCGGAAGACACGGCCTCTGCATGTACTGTCGAAAAGAAGGGTTTCCGGGCATTGATCAAAACACTTGACCCCAGGTACAACATGCCGGATCGGAAACACTTCAGTGACATCCAGCTGCCTCGCCTCTACGAAGAGTGCCGCGCGAAGGTGACTGAAGAACTTCGAAACGTGGAATATTTCGCATTGACAACTGCTCTGTGGACCTGCGGAGTCACACGGCCATACATGAGCCTAacggtgcattttgtcaacaatgACTGGATCTTCACTAGCAGATGCTTACAAACGGTTTACTTCCCTGAAGACCACACAGAGGTGATGATGGCCACCGTCCTCAGAGAAGTGCTTGAATCCTGGGAGCTGCGTGAGGAGATGCTCATCTGTGTGACCACAGATGGTGCAACTAATAGCAATAGTGCACTGCACCTGAACGAGTGGAACAGGCTACAGTGCTTTGGGCAGCGTTTGCAGCTGGCAATAGGTGAGTGCCATGGAGCGTTGTCTTAATTGTACTAATCCTAAGATTAAACAAAGTTGACACCTTCCTTTGTATCCGAGTAACAGAGAGTAGCCTGAAAACACCGTCTCCTCAAACCCAAACGGATGTGCAACGTGCAGTTGAGGTATGCAAGCAGGTGACAGGTACCATCTCAAATTCATTCAAGAGAAGATGTGACCTGGCCAAGGCTCAAGTGGACCTGGACCTGCCCATTCACCAACTCAAGAGTGAGATCCCCACAAGATGGGGCTCGAGGCAACAGATGATCTGCAGGTTCATCGAGCAGGAGAAAGCTGTTAAACAGGTATGTTTATATCTACACTTGGCATGCATCGTCTTATGTAAAGAGGGGGAAAAGCAGCAGTAAAATACTGAATCAGGGACAGTTTACATATTCAAACGCAGGATGGGGAAgtaaaaaacatacataatCCTGGTTATGGCGCAAATGGACTTTTCACTTGTTTCGCGCTTTTCTAGCTTCAAAGCGCCTTAAACACTGTCTTGTTATTTCATGACACTGAAATTGTCACAACCCATAACCTTGCGGTTGGGAGACAACCACTCTGCCACCTGAGCCATGCTGCCCCCTCATACTCTCTAATTAGCttcatatttacagtatattatgcaatacatctttatttatacatCGCATATAgtcattggttcacttctcctgtccaatGTAAacccgcttcaattccaagcgccgattGTCAGCTCCAAAGACGCATTTGCGCTCCACACAAGCTATATTTAAGTGAAATGTGTGGCAAAATTGAGAAAAACACGCAGTTAGGTGTTAAAATGTAAATCATGACAAATTACGCCGAAAAGTGTTACATTTGAGTGAAACCTCTGCCATGTTTTAGAGCAGTATTTATTTGTGAATATTTGGTTCAAAGGAAACACATTTGTAATATAATTGCAAGACGGAATAGCATTATTTAGTATCAGTTCTCGGTATTGGCGGGTACTCGACTGTAATCAGTATCCAAAACGCGCTTTTGGTGCATCCCTATGTGTaacatttttatccatttttttaggttcTCCGTGAAGACAGTAAAGTCAGGCATATGATCCCAACCAGGCAAGACATGAAAATTCTGGAGTCCGTGAACAAAGCCTTGAGCCCTCTCATGGAATTTACAGACGCCTTTCCTGGAGAGGAGTATGTCAGCGTGTCGTACGTTAAACCTGTATTACacctcttcaagcagcaaattcTCAAATCTCAAGATGATGACTCACCGCTCACTAGAACGATTAAAGAGGGAATCCTGAATTACCTCCATGACAAATATACTGACAATGCCACTGAAAAGCTGCTCGACATGGCCACACTGCTGGATCCGCGATTTAAAACGGCCTACATTAAGGCAGAGCGAATCGACCTCATGAAGACAAGAGCCACTGCAGAAATAGAGTTGCTGGTGGCCGCAGGTGAGACGGCAGCACCGGCTGCCTCCACTCCAGCACCGTTAGCGGATGAATCCGAGCTCCCGACAGCCAAGAAAGCCAAGAAGAGTTTGTCCAGCTACTTCAGGAAAGCAGCGGCACCCAGTTTCCAAAGCACGGCAAAGCCAAGCAGAGCATCCGTTCAACTGGAGCTCACCATGTACTTGCAGACAGCTGACTTGGATCCTGAAGAAGATCCTCGCATATGGTGGAGGCAGCACGAGCTCCACTTTCCATTAGTGGCCAAGCTTGCCAAAAAATACCTGTGCATCCCCGCAACTAGTTTTCCCTCCCAGCAGATCTTCGGTGGTAGTGGGAACATGGTGACATGGAAGCGATCGTGGCTCAAACCCGAACGAGTTGACCAGCTTGTCTTCCTATCCGTCAACCTGTGAAgcacatgaataaaaaaaaaagccacaagggGTTTTATCGTttgcaagacaaaacaaaaacttagcAGTCCCCTCCAAATGTATTGGAATGGCAaggtcaattcctttgttttcGTCGTACactgaagacatttgggtttcagatcaaaaTATGATTATGAGACAAAGGTTCAGAATTGCAGCATTTATTTCATGGTATACACATTGAGGGGTGTTAAACAACTCAGGACAGAACACCTTTTGTTTGACCCCacccattgtttttctttttttgtgaggaaGGTATTGGAACATGTGACTGATGCTCAGGTGTTGTCTTTTAGATTGATTGCATAAACATTACATTGTGCTTGTTTTTGGCTTTGTGTTTCACCTGCGAAAACTGAATTTGCTGTTAAGTAAACAAGAGGACTAGCGAGCTGTCTGTGTGTAAAAGCAAATCATTTTGAAGCCGAGAGAAGAGGGAACATCAAATTGGGTGTAGCCAATATAATAATTTGTAATGTTCTGAAAAAGAACGACACAACCGGTGTGCTGAGCAACAGAGATCAAACAGGTTGGCCAAGGGTTCCAACCGCAGTTTATGACAGAAACATTACGAAAACTATGAAGAAACACCTTAAGACAACGGCCGGTGACATCACT
It includes:
- the LOC127616865 gene encoding E3 SUMO-protein ligase ZBED1 isoform X1, yielding MDTNNKASAESLAMFELKREAKKEVEDLEELVPKRGSRSSMVWLWFGFKASDIEQKTVICKTCRRQIVTSDSNTSNLFYHLKTRHEELYIESVRLRESINGTSLPQNNGTKKTDQRARKESLTKFIPYDEQSRRHREITNAICDFIISEDTASACTVEKKGFRALIKTLDPRYNMPDRKHFSDIQLPRLYEECRAKVTEELRNVEYFALTTALWTCGVTRPYMSLTVHFVNNDWIFTSRCLQTVYFPEDHTEVMMATVLREVLESWELREEMLICVTTDGATNSNSALHLNEWNRLQCFGQRLQLAIESSLKTPSPQTQTDVQRAVEVCKQVTGTISNSFKRRCDLAKAQVDLDLPIHQLKSEIPTRWGSRQQMICRFIEQEKAVKQVLREDSKVRHMIPTRQDMKILESVNKALSPLMEFTDAFPGEEYVSVSYVKPVLHLFKQQILKSQDDDSPLTRTIKEGILNYLHDKYTDNATEKLLDMATLLDPRFKTAYIKAERIDLMKTRATAEIELLVAAGETAAPAASTPAPLADESELPTAKKAKKSLSSYFRKAAAPSFQSTAKPSRASVQLELTMYLQTADLDPEEDPRIWWRQHELHFPLVAKLAKKYLCIPATSFPSQQIFGGSGNMVTWKRSWLKPERVDQLVFLSVNL
- the LOC127616865 gene encoding E3 SUMO-protein ligase ZBED1 isoform X2, with translation MMATVLREVLESWELREEMLICVTTDGATNSNSALHLNEWNRLQCFGQRLQLAIESSLKTPSPQTQTDVQRAVEVCKQVTGTISNSFKRRCDLAKAQVDLDLPIHQLKSEIPTRWGSRQQMICRFIEQEKAVKQVLREDSKVRHMIPTRQDMKILESVNKALSPLMEFTDAFPGEEYVSVSYVKPVLHLFKQQILKSQDDDSPLTRTIKEGILNYLHDKYTDNATEKLLDMATLLDPRFKTAYIKAERIDLMKTRATAEIELLVAAGETAAPAASTPAPLADESELPTAKKAKKSLSSYFRKAAAPSFQSTAKPSRASVQLELTMYLQTADLDPEEDPRIWWRQHELHFPLVAKLAKKYLCIPATSFPSQQIFGGSGNMVTWKRSWLKPERVDQLVFLSVNL